The nucleotide sequence AATACAGACTTTTACCAAAATCTGGAAGCCTTTCAAAAACAGTTAGTTAATCAAGTGGAGCCTGGGTTAATTGTACCCACTCCTATAGAAAGTTATCACTTTACGGTGGCTGATTTAATCTGGGATGGAGCCTATAAAGATGCGGCTCAAAATAATCCCAATTTTGATCAGCAATTAAAAGCCTGTATTCAGGAAAGCTTTGAAAAATATCAAGAGTCTGCTGTTACAGGCGGCTCCCTCCAATGGCAAATCTTAGGACTGCTAATATATCCCCGTTCCTTAGTGGTTGGGTTAGCACCAAAAGATGAATCCGTCTATGAACAAATTGCCGAACTAAGACGGTCAATTTATCAAAATTCAGGCTTAATGGGTTTAGGCATTGAGCAACAATATTATTTTACGGCTCATATTACCCTAGGCTATTTCGGTGAGATTCCCGAAAATCTTGACCGCGATAATCTTGCTAATCTTCTCTCTAAATTTAATGATCAGTGGTTAGAAAATGACCCTCAAATTTTAAGCATCAAACAAGTTCAATTAAGAAAATTTACCAATATGACACGTTTTGAACGAGAGTCAGATTATCCCATTTTAGAACTGTAAATCATTCCCATTTTTTCATTTAAAATTATCATAAATGTATGATAATGTTTGTAAATTTATAGCGGAAGAATTTTCAACGGAGTTAGCGACTTGGTTATTAGGTGAGCCGATTCTTTTAACAGAATTAAGTCCTAAAGAACTTTCCCTAGAACCAATTCGCTCTGATTCTTTAATTTTAAAACAATCATCAAATATTGTTCTACAAGTCGAATTTCAAACCCAACCCGACCCGGATATTCCCTTTAGGATGGCAGATTATCGTCTCCGGGTTTACCGTCGCTATCCTCAAAAAGCGATGCGGCAAGTGGTTATTTATCTCAAAAAGAGTAACTCAGAATTAGTGTATCAAAACACTTTTTCTGCTGATAAATTGCATCATGAATTTGAGGTTATTCGTCTTTGGGAACAACCAACAGAATTGTTTTTAAATACGCCAGGATTACTATCTTTTGCTGTGCTAAGTCAAACCGAGCAAAAAACCGAGGTATTACGGGAAGTCGCTAGAATAATAGATACTCTCCCCCAACGGCGAGTAAGATCCAATTTATCAGCAGCAACATCAATTCTAGCAGGGTTAGTATTGAATAAAGAGATCATTCAACAAGTTTTGAGGCGAGACATTATGCAAGAATCCGTTATCTATCAAGAAATCGTCAAAGAAGCACGAGAACAAGGATTACAAGAAGGAAGACAAGAAGGATTACAACAGGCAAAACAAGAAATCGCTTTAAATTTACTTCAAAGCGGAATGAGTGTAGAACAAGTTGTAGCTTGTTCGGGTTTATCAGAAGAATTCGTGCAGGAACTTCTACTAGGAAGACTACAAGGAATTAAAGAAGTCGCGTTAAATTTACTGCGAGATGGAATCAGTATAGAACAAGTTAGGCGTTATACAGGTTTATCACAGGAGATAGTTCAAGAACTCCAGCGCAGTTTACAACAATAAATTTTTAGAGAAATTTTCACACTTTCTCTTGTTAATTAAATCCATGATAGCTACCCCTAAACTCCCTAATTTATCCCCTCAAGAATATCTCGACTGGGAAGCACAACAACCCGTCAAACACGAATATATTAACGGCGAAATATACGCCATGACAGGGGGAACAATTTTTCATAACGATATCGCCATTAACATAACTAGCGCTTTAAAATCTCATTTGCGAGGTAAAGGGTGTAAAGTTCAAATGGTCGATGTAAAAGTAGGGATTTCCGAAAAAGGCCCCTTTTTTTATCCAGATGTGATGGTAACTTGTGATGAACGGGATAAAAAAGAACGCTTAATTGTTTATCATCCCTGTTTAATTATAGAAGTTTTATCCCCGAGTACGGAAGCCTTTGACCGAGGTGATCAATTTAAATTTTATCGTCAAATTGACACTTTACAAGAATATGTTCTCATTGATGCAGAAAAAATCAATGTAGAATGCTTTCGGCTCAATGACAAAGGCTTTTGGGAGCTTCACCCCTATCAAGAAAATGACGAAATTAACCTAAATAGTATTAACTTTTCCTGTCCTATATCTCTTATTTATGAAGACATAAACTTTTCCTAATTTTATAGATTCTCCCCCCTCTCCCCACACTCTCCCCACACATTCCCCAGGGCGCAAGCGGAGCGCCCCTACTTATCCAGAGGGGGACTTTGTGATCACAGCTAATGAAATGCGTTACCTGCATAAAAAGCATTCTAAAACAGTAAACGCTGACTAAATTGGTATGAAAAGTTACAGTTTAGTTGAAGAAATATTAAGACCATCAAGATCAGGTAATGCCAAAAGCAGATACTCCAATCACTGATCTCAAGCAGAATCATAATGACTGACTCAGTAAAAACCCTTTGTCCTTATTGTGGCGTAGGTTGCGGTTTAGAAGTCTCGCCACCAGCATCCGCCGGCCGTGCTACCCATCGAGATAGTCAAGGAAACCCCATTTGGAAAGTTACCGCCGATCGCGCTCACCCCTCCAGTAAAGGAATGGTGTGCGTTAAAGGAGCAACCGTCAGCGAAGCAGTGGATAAAGATCGCCTCAAATATCCGATGATGCGAGACTCTCTCGGCGAATCATTTCGTCAAGTCAGTTGGGATGAAGCACTTGATCGCATTGTCCATCGTATTAAAACTGTCATCGCTACTGACGGACCCGATGGTATTTGTATGTATGGATCGGGTCAATTTCAAACCGAAGATTATTATATTGCCCAAAAACTCCTCAAAGGCTGTTTAGGAACCAACAATTTTGATGCCAACTCCCGCCTCTGTATGTCCTCAGCAGTGGCCGGATATATACAAAGCTTTGGTTCTGATGGTCCGCCATGCTGCTATGATGACCTAGATTTAACCGATTGTGCCTTTTTAATTGGAACCAACGCGGCAGAATGCCATCCCATCGTCTTTAACCGCCTTCACAAACACCTCAAAAAAGACCGTAAAGCTAAATTAATTGTCGTCGATCCTCGTACCACCAAAACCGCCGAGGCGGCAGACCTCCACTTAGCCATTAAACCCGGCACAGATATAGACTTACTCAACGGTATAGCCCATCTATTAATGCGTTGGGGCAAAATTGACACTTACTTTATTGATGAATGTACCCAAGGTTTTGCTGAATATGCACAAATCATCCGCCATTATTCCCCCGAAATCGTCGCCCAAAGCT is from Gloeothece verrucosa PCC 7822 and encodes:
- a CDS encoding Rpn family recombination-promoting nuclease/putative transposase, with product MYDNVCKFIAEEFSTELATWLLGEPILLTELSPKELSLEPIRSDSLILKQSSNIVLQVEFQTQPDPDIPFRMADYRLRVYRRYPQKAMRQVVIYLKKSNSELVYQNTFSADKLHHEFEVIRLWEQPTELFLNTPGLLSFAVLSQTEQKTEVLREVARIIDTLPQRRVRSNLSAATSILAGLVLNKEIIQQVLRRDIMQESVIYQEIVKEAREQGLQEGRQEGLQQAKQEIALNLLQSGMSVEQVVACSGLSEEFVQELLLGRLQGIKEVALNLLRDGISIEQVRRYTGLSQEIVQELQRSLQQ
- a CDS encoding Uma2 family endonuclease: MIATPKLPNLSPQEYLDWEAQQPVKHEYINGEIYAMTGGTIFHNDIAINITSALKSHLRGKGCKVQMVDVKVGISEKGPFFYPDVMVTCDERDKKERLIVYHPCLIIEVLSPSTEAFDRGDQFKFYRQIDTLQEYVLIDAEKINVECFRLNDKGFWELHPYQENDEINLNSINFSCPISLIYEDINFS